Sequence from the Penaeus chinensis breed Huanghai No. 1 chromosome 5, ASM1920278v2, whole genome shotgun sequence genome:
tctctctctctctctctctctctcctctctctctctctctctctctctctctctctctctctctcttctctctctctctctctctcttctctctctctctctctctctctctctctctctctctctctctctctctctctctctctctctctctctctctctctctctctctctctctctctctctctctctctctctctctctctctctctctctctctctctctctctctctctctctctctctctctctctctctctctctctctctctctctctctctctctctctctctctctctctctctctctctctctttctgtgtgtggtgtgtatgtttgcgcgcgtgtttgtacgtgcgtgaCAGCATCAATAACCACTGTAACCTTGTGAGGTAAATTTTCCACTAtaatttcattttctcatttatttcatcatcaccctccccccccccccctccaagaaaaaaagaagaaaagagaaggaaagaatagaaatCCTCTCTCAAAGTTAGAAATGGCGAGGAGGTGGATAGACAtgcaaaaataaaactaatttacGGTTCAAAAGAGTTCGGCTCAGCTTTCCCTCACGGCTGTTCCAAGGCtttgcagaggggagggggggtggagggggtaaatggagggggaggaggtggggggtgaccggaggggggggggacggggatgggcgggaggggggagaagggggtggggggtggctggaggacgggagggggaaggagatggacagaggagggagggggaggaaggaaggggggtagctggaggggggcgaaggggggtgggggtggctggaggagggggggaaggggattgggtgggcggaggggggaagggggcggatgggagggagggggtggcaagggtgggggagaggggtgtgacctcctctctccttccttatttgtgtctctcttccttcgcttctctTTTAGTCCCATTTGTTATTTCAAATTTTCGTTTCCGCATTTTCTGTATTcttaagaaaaatgagaagagtaGGAAGGTAAATGGAGGACGgggaaaactgaaagaaaaatgaggacgAGGAttataggaagaaaatgaaagaggaggagaaggaggtggaggagaacgaGATAAGAGAGCAGGAatagagggggtgggaagagaagcACCACGAGAAAGGgcgatggaagagaggaaagattaAAATGACGAGaataaaaggggggtgggggaggtcagAAGAAGGAGcaaagaaggaggtaggagaaaaagaggaagatgtggaagaagacagaaaagaagaagaggaggcaaacgggcaacctccccccccccccccctctctccctccgaagGTCTGCCTGCCTGTTACATCATCCAGATGTGGTTTGGCGACCCAGGGAGCGGAGGGCctgacctctccctccctctctccctgcctctccctctctctctctcactttctcttcctgtctctctctttccatctcactttctcttcctacctCAGCCTctcttttatgattatatttattcttgcccttatctttcccactctttcacttttttttttctctctctctctcgttatatcttgctctttctgtctttcttttgtctttttttccaacttttacttcccccctttcctccttctctctccccatgaTCGATcccgtacaaatatatatacacaaacgtgacGAGTCATTAAGTACGTAACTGTGGCGGTGTGCCAGCGAGGCCGCCCGTTGTTACCTGCTTTGAGTAGGTGAGTGCAcaaaggaggagtggagagggaagaagaaagaggtggggagggattgagagatagagaggataaagatagaaggatagatatgtatgtacacacacacacacacacacacacacacacacacaaagcgcacgcacgcacgcaagtacgtacgtacacacacacacatacacacacacacacacacacacacacacatatatatatatatacacacacgagatagagagagagagggagagagagagagagagagagagagagagagagagagagagagagagagagagagagagagagagagagagagagaggaaggagaaaggaagaaacaaataaatagatagatagatagagagagagaagagatatgcaAATATCAATGTAGAAGGAGAGATTATTAGCGTCAGCACCAACTAAACACCTTGGGAGACTCCCTGTTGTCTACAGAATGTCTTCaggtatttacgttttttttttttgccttgtcaTTGATATCCAAGGTTTTGTGTTTCCTGGGATCGCTACCTAATTGTTTTCTAATGTGTTGtaattttatttctcctttcttttcttctcatttctatcGCGATTACTGTCACTATAATTTCATTCTTCATATAGCCAGAATTATTACTGGTATGATATGCAAATAGACATGAATAGATATACAACtggaaatatttttcttataaaggCAGCGATAGGTTCGTAACGTGTGAAGGAGCGTGTAGttggatagacagactgacagacaggtagactgagagagaaatagatagctagatgaagagaaaggcggataggcaggtagatagataggtagatatagagactGATAGCttccgatagatagatagataaatagccagatttacagagagagagaaagagagagagagaaagagagagagagagagagagagagagagagagagagagagagagagagagagagagagagagagagagagagagagggagagagagagagaggagaagaagagagagagagagagagagagagagagagagagagagagagagagagagagagagagagagagagagagagagagagagagagagagagagaaggaaaaagaaagagagtgagagagaaagagagagagagagagagagagagagagagagagagagagagagagagagagagagagagagagagagagagagagagagagagaagaagaagaaagaaagatagagtgagagagagactcccATCCGGAGCTTGCCCACTGTTCTTCGCTAGGTTTGTTCCTGTGAGTCATCGCTCACTGCACTGACCcggcctgatgatgatgataatgatgataaataggatgataatgataaattgaataataaaaaaacctAATGGATGAATACCTGCAAATCAAAACATTTAATATAAGCAGCCTCAAATtacgaaaaaaagaataaaagaatgcaAATTTtagaaatacgaaaaagaaaattaaagagacgATAACAGTAAGGAGCACAGAACAGGGAAGCATTCCTAATAAGATAGGAAAAAAACGAGTTGTTGATAACGAGAGACTGATTGCAACGAAAAAAAGCTTTCTTCCTTGGCAACACCGGCGTTGGCGAAAAGACCGACGTGGCGTTTCGCTTTATAAACAAAACCCTATTTTTGCGAGCTGGATGGAAGTTAGTAAACCCCAAAAGCACCACGAGTTATACAACACTTGAGCGACGGCTACAGGCTAAAGTTAGTAAACGATTTAAATGCTTTTAAATACAAACCATACGGTATATGTATCATTGTGTATTTGAAATGAGTGCAATATGCAACCGTCTAACAACGATTTACAACCCTATAATATTGCAAATATATTCCTGCAAAGTCAAAATATACGGATAACTCATTTGCTCCACTGCTCAAGGTGTCAATTGCAAAAGCCGGTTACTGCAGCGTGCCTGACATTCTAATCTCAAGGttgattcaatatatatatgagtcttccctttaaaaaaaaatacgaaatagttccccccaaaaaagacatagaaaaagaggaaacttATAAAAGAATTATTGGGCGTCGGCTGTGAGGCGCTGGACCGAAACACCGTGgcatgttttgtgtatatttcaAACCGCGAGAATGTCAGCTAGGCTTTGCCGTTTGCCATTATTACTTCTAtatccttgtctttctttttgtctaatTTAGATTCTTTCTTATTGATTTTTGTGATAAACTAGCTAATTCCTTCTTGGACGATCGTGAAATATTGCCTCGTTATTGTTCTTATGCAATAATAGCAATGTGTGGATGGCTGGTCACACAAGCAAAGTTCAGTCGTGATGGAGTGCTTGGACGGGCGATCAAGTaggaatagatatagaaagagtcaTTAAACACGCAAAGcgaatgcagtatatatatatatatataaatatatatagatagatagatagatagatatatatataaagagatagagaaagaaagaaagagagagagagagagagagagagacagagagagagagagagagagagagagagagagagagagagagagagagagaataagagttatagaaagaaagagaatggaagagagataagaacaaAACGAGTGTTAGAGCGCGAAAAAAGAAGACTGCAAGAGCGCCATTTACCTTCCGGCGTGAGGGAGGTGGAGTCGTCCCTGACGATGATTCCGTCGAAGCCCGTCTGGTTATGGACGTCGATGGCCCTCTCGTGGTGGATGAGCACCAGATCCGCAGGCGCTTCGGGTTCGTGTCCAGGGAGCTTGAGGACGCCGGGGTCTAGCGTCTGGGGCGTCGCGGTGGAGCTGGGCGCCTGCGGGCTGGTCGCGGTCGGACCGGGTTTCCCGCCCGCGGCCGCCGCGGCTCCCCCGGCGCGTCGGCTCGGCTCTTCGGTGTCCTTTGGAGAAATACTGTCAGGTGCCGGCGCAGGGAACCTCGTCTGTGGGGGCGCGGAGACACCTTCAGGAAGCGAGGATCCCTGGCCGCGGATAATCGCGGGGCGGCGAGCGCCCTGTGGACCCCCCGGGGCACTTGCCAGAAGCGAGCGGAGTCCTCTGGCTGACGTCGAAATTCACAGCGTCGGTGGTGAGGCCTGGGACGCTGCCGTCGGCGCCGCGGAGGTGCGTCACGGCGGGGAAGCGAGGGTTCCTCGTGTCGCTGTTCGCCGGCACCACCCTCGATGCGTCGCCGCCGCGAGGAGTGTTGACGCCCGCAGTTCCTCCACCCGCGAGGGCGCCTCCACCTCCGCCAGAAATGCTTGTGCTTGAGGGTGGTGTCTGAGTGGGCACGAAGGCCCTCAGAGTGGATCTTGGGCGAGGCTTGGAAGCCGGAGGCACACTCTGCCGTGCGAACTGCTGCTGCAGGTGGAGGTTGGGACTGTCAGGGTCCTGAAAGTGCTGCGGGAGGTGCGGGCTGAAGAGCTCCGGCACCTGCGGCACCGCCCCGGGCACGTCGAGCGCCTCGTGGCTCGTGTTCTCATCGCTGTCGTGCCACAGGGAGTCGAGGGGCAAGTTGGGTGCCATTGTGGACTTCGGATCTTGGTCGCGACGAATGCCGATAAAAGATGGAAACTTTTCTCGTTTTGTCTTCTATGACTGGGAACTCGTGGTCATTCTGCACTCACgaattaattttgtttatcagAATCAATTACAACTATATCAGAGGAGTAATGTTAGATTGATAATTCCCTTCTCACTGCTGTTGGAACATACACCCTATTTTATGCACTCATGTAAATCCTCGGATCTGGTTCGGGAAAGACACACAAATCTTTAAATTTCCTTATTGTTTCACTT
This genomic interval carries:
- the LOC125025723 gene encoding uncharacterized protein LOC125025723: MAPNLPLDSLWHDSDENTSHEALDVPGAVPQVPELFSPHLPQHFQDPDSPNLHLQQQFARQSVPPASKPRPRSTLRAFVPTQTPPSSTSISGGGGGALAGGGTAGVNTPRGGDASRVVPANSDTRNPRFPAVTHLRGADGSVPGLTTDAVNFDVSQRTPLASGKCPGGSTGRSPPRDYPRPGILAS